A single genomic interval of Lentimicrobium saccharophilum harbors:
- a CDS encoding T9SS type A sorting domain-containing protein encodes MTDYEIQRTDGINTYSRGIEDFPGSVAWFTGFAADANGIVWVGTWSQFTSTGSTLIRLNTNTGAFQTWSYDEGWPFPGEHVRPLTITPDGLLWMQYDSEYPSTDAGILWYDGENIGIYPSSPGGIPQWGGLPNSTISDLEVKVTDNGYELWMSCLGRGIAVLQVINDPVGTSHLTSSTSKTGLSAYPNPVSDKTVIRFSTCHSGAITLSFYDMHGKKVKEISENIFKAGNNTLEWDLCDQSGRKVAPGIYFARFSDTDRSASAKIVVR; translated from the coding sequence ATGACCGATTACGAAATTCAACGCACAGATGGAATTAACACATACAGCCGCGGAATTGAAGACTTTCCGGGCAGCGTAGCCTGGTTTACCGGTTTTGCAGCTGATGCAAATGGTATTGTGTGGGTTGGAACCTGGTCGCAGTTTACCAGCACCGGAAGCACTTTAATACGTCTTAACACCAACACGGGCGCCTTCCAGACCTGGTCATATGATGAAGGATGGCCATTCCCCGGGGAGCATGTAAGACCCCTCACCATTACACCCGACGGGCTGCTGTGGATGCAATACGATTCTGAGTATCCCTCAACTGACGCCGGAATTTTATGGTACGATGGTGAGAATATTGGCATTTACCCCTCATCACCAGGGGGAATACCCCAGTGGGGTGGCCTGCCAAACAGTACCATCAGCGATCTGGAAGTAAAAGTTACAGACAATGGTTATGAATTGTGGATGAGTTGCCTTGGAAGGGGAATTGCCGTACTGCAGGTCATCAATGATCCTGTTGGAACATCTCACCTCACCAGTTCAACATCAAAAACAGGTCTGTCCGCTTATCCGAATCCTGTTTCAGATAAAACAGTTATCAGATTCAGTACATGTCATTCCGGAGCTATAACGCTTTCGTTTTACGATATGCACGGAAAAAAAGTGAAGGAAATCAGCGAAAATATTTTCAAAGCAGGAAACAACACCCTGGAGTGGGACCTGTGTGATCAAAGCGGAAGAAAGGTTGCTCCCGGCATTTATTTTGCCAGGTTCTCAGATACTGACCGGTCGGCCTCAGCAAAAATCGTTGTCAGGTAG